A stretch of DNA from Gammaproteobacteria bacterium:
TTCTTCAAGCTAAGCGGATAGGTGCGAAAGTACGGATGAAATATGCGTCCGCCGGTGCGTGACAGTAAATGGCTAAACACCATGCGCAGGGGCACTTCGTGCACGTCGGCGTTCAAGATTTTGGCGCGCAGCGGCAGCGATCGCGTGCTAGGGTCGTCCGCCCACCATGGGTTGTAGGGATGCGCGGTGCAAAACGGGATGCCGAAAATTTGTGCATAGATAGGCAGCTTGTATTCCAAAAAACCGAGTTCGGAATCGGGTATCTGCGCGTAATGATCAAGAAACCGTTTCGATAGGCATGCCACGATAAATTCGCAGCATAGCGGTTCATCGCGGTAGGAATGGGCCGCCCTGATGTATTCCATGAACTTAAAATATTCCTGCCGCTCGGCGGAGCCCTCGCGCAGCCACCACCACCAACTTTCCACTTCCTTTACCGGGCGCAATCCGGAAAGCAGCACCTCGTCTTGTTTCAGGGAGGGAAAAAGCTTTTCCACGCCGCCGATAATCAACTTGTCCCACTGAGCAATAACCACCGTATCCCAGGATAAATCCTTGCCCCTGTCGCGATGCCATTGCGCGATCATCAAGTCGCCGTTGCGCCATTTCCATTGTACGTCTTTGTCTTGGTTGTACGCATAGAAGTCGTCCAGGTATTGCCCCAGCGCGCCGCGGAATTCCTCTGCCTGATTAATATCACCGCCATAGAGTCCGAATATCGGCGTGTGTGGATTATACTTACGCAAGACCTGCACACGATTCAGGCATAATGGGGCGTCTTTGTAGAACCAGAAGAGAATCGCTAACTTCATGCAGGAGTCGCCTTATTAGACGGGGCGGCAACGCTATTTAGCATTGCCTTTTGGGACGCGATTAAGTACGATGATTTTTAATATTATACAATTACTTACGTAAACCTATCAATGAGCGGCAACCTGATCATACGCAGATTTCACACTACCGTAAAATCAAAATGAAAAAAATTCAGCAGGGATGACAAGTGTCCATAGACTTCATTTCACGCCGATTGCTGCGCAACGCCGGCACGCATGGGCCGCTCGCGCTGATGTACCATTCGGTCGTTCCCGGCAACGGTGTACCTGATTGGAGATGGGCCGTTTCCTGCCGCTGGTTTGTCGCCCAGCTTGATTTGCTGCGTGACGAAGGTTGGACAACGGTCTGTGTGCGTGACCTGGTCCATCCGGCCGGTTTGCCGAATCGCACGGTCGTATTGACTTTCGATGACGGCTACGCGGACAACTACCCTGCCTTTGAAGCGCTCGCACAGCGCGGCATGCGCGCGACCTGGTTTATCGTGAGCCGCGACGTTGGCGGCATGTCAGGTTGGGACGACCCCGGTGTGGCGCCTCAACGCATGCTAAGCGGCGAGCAGCTACGGGCGATGGCGGCAGCCGGCATGGAAATCGGTGCGCACAGTCGCAGTCACGCCCGGCTAACCGAGCTGGACGACACCGGCCTCGCGGATGAAGTAGGGCGTTCGAAAACAGAGCTGGCCGGAATAGTGGGCGAGTCCGTGCAAAGTTTTGCCTATCCTTATGGTAAATACGATGACCGCGCGGTGGATGCGGTGCGCCGCGCCGGGTACACCGGCGCGTGCATCACCCGCCCCGGCTGGGCGCTGCGCGATAACGATCCGTTGCGCATTCGCCGCGTCAGTATTTTCGCTCAAGACGATCTCGCCGCACTCGCGCGTAAATTGGCGTTTGCCGACAATGATGTGAGCTGGCGGCACATGCTGCGTTATGCATCAGGCCGGCTTGTTACTCGGCTACGGCCCTGAGGGCGCAGCGCAGCGCTTTATAATGAGTCCTCACACCGCTTCCATTATCATCCCGTGTTTTAACGGCGAGCGC
This window harbors:
- a CDS encoding polysaccharide deacetylase family protein, coding for MYHSVVPGNGVPDWRWAVSCRWFVAQLDLLRDEGWTTVCVRDLVHPAGLPNRTVVLTFDDGYADNYPAFEALAQRGMRATWFIVSRDVGGMSGWDDPGVAPQRMLSGEQLRAMAAAGMEIGAHSRSHARLTELDDTGLADEVGRSKTELAGIVGESVQSFAYPYGKYDDRAVDAVRRAGYTGACITRPGWALRDNDPLRIRRVSIFAQDDLAALARKLAFADNDVSWRHMLRYASGRLVTRLRP